The proteins below come from a single Halostagnicola larsenii XH-48 genomic window:
- the dph2 gene encoding diphthamide biosynthesis enzyme Dph2, translated as MSQQSEYSEGDLRNTGMSLKHDREWDYELERIVDEIDDRDAAKVGLQFPEGLKRRGPKVADDLRERVRDDVTIMLSGQPCYGACDLDTYLMKRTDVFVHFGHSPMKDTDKVIYVPLFSNVDVTPIMEEALETLADPDDDPEVGLVTTAQHMNLYEEMREFLEERGYDVDSRRGDERLTHEGQVLGCNYASADVPANQILYVGGGKFHPLGLAMEHPDKHVVIADPVNNVVTVADTEKFMKQRYGAIHRAMDAEKWGVIFCTKIGQGRWEQAQDILDENDDAYLITMDEVTPDRLRNFDMDAFVNTGCPRITTDDGPQFHKPMLTPGEYEIAVGHEPLDSLEFDTFHGTW; from the coding sequence ATGAGCCAGCAGTCGGAGTACAGCGAGGGAGACCTCCGGAACACAGGAATGAGCCTCAAACACGACCGGGAGTGGGACTACGAACTCGAGCGGATCGTCGACGAAATCGACGACCGCGACGCCGCGAAGGTCGGCCTCCAGTTCCCCGAAGGCCTCAAACGCCGCGGGCCGAAGGTCGCGGACGACTTGCGAGAACGCGTGCGCGACGACGTGACGATCATGCTCTCGGGCCAGCCCTGTTACGGAGCCTGCGACCTCGATACGTACCTGATGAAACGCACCGACGTCTTCGTCCACTTCGGTCACTCGCCGATGAAGGACACGGACAAGGTGATCTACGTGCCCCTGTTCTCGAACGTCGACGTGACGCCGATCATGGAAGAAGCCCTCGAGACGCTCGCAGACCCCGACGACGACCCCGAGGTTGGCCTCGTGACGACGGCCCAGCACATGAATCTCTACGAGGAGATGAGAGAGTTCCTTGAGGAACGCGGCTACGACGTCGACAGCCGTCGCGGCGACGAACGACTGACCCACGAGGGGCAGGTGCTCGGATGCAATTACGCCAGTGCGGACGTTCCCGCCAACCAGATCCTCTACGTCGGCGGCGGCAAGTTCCATCCGCTCGGGCTGGCGATGGAACACCCCGACAAACACGTCGTCATCGCCGACCCGGTCAACAACGTCGTCACCGTCGCGGACACGGAGAAGTTCATGAAACAGCGCTACGGTGCGATCCACCGCGCGATGGACGCCGAGAAGTGGGGCGTCATCTTCTGTACCAAGATCGGACAGGGTCGCTGGGAGCAGGCCCAAGACATCCTCGACGAAAACGACGACGCCTACCTCATCACGATGGACGAGGTGACGCCGGATCGACTCCGGAACTTCGACATGGACGCGTTCGTCAACACCGGTTGCCCGCGGATCACGACCGACGACGGCCCGCAGTTCCACAAGCCGATGCTCACCCCCGGCGAGTACGAGATCGCCGTCGGTCACGAACCGCTCGACAGCCTCGAGTTCGATACGTTCCACGGCACCTGGTAG
- a CDS encoding DUF7344 domain-containing protein, with the protein MTNYAYGQTSKRATGEEKRLNATLKALASPVRRRLVAIVFDAPQSTQTASELAERLETADRTLQVGSLESLLVDLHHRHLPMLSDAGLIAYDSETKRATAAIETSTLEEGTLDAFEVEFTNGFEFPDRSAEETDALFKALADPRRRCILETLSDRSHAVTVESIAIELTSQSDAGTDRSIAPGDWRHVVGAITHADLPLLEDAGLIEYDPDANRVRSRLGSDRDSETAAIVELSASC; encoded by the coding sequence ATGACGAACTATGCGTACGGTCAGACGAGTAAACGTGCAACTGGCGAGGAGAAACGGCTGAATGCTACACTCAAGGCCCTTGCCAGTCCCGTTCGACGGCGTCTCGTTGCGATCGTATTCGACGCCCCGCAGTCGACGCAGACGGCGTCGGAACTCGCGGAACGACTCGAGACGGCCGACAGAACACTGCAAGTCGGATCGCTCGAGTCGCTTCTCGTCGACCTGCACCATCGTCATCTTCCGATGCTCTCGGATGCCGGATTGATCGCGTACGATTCCGAGACCAAACGCGCGACGGCAGCCATCGAGACGTCTACCCTCGAGGAAGGAACCCTTGACGCGTTCGAAGTGGAATTCACGAACGGGTTCGAGTTTCCGGACCGGAGCGCCGAAGAGACGGATGCACTGTTCAAGGCGCTCGCCGATCCGCGTCGTCGATGTATCCTCGAGACGCTCTCCGACCGATCTCACGCCGTCACGGTCGAATCGATCGCAATCGAGTTGACTAGCCAATCAGACGCTGGAACCGACCGATCTATCGCACCGGGAGACTGGCGACACGTCGTGGGGGCTATCACGCACGCGGATCTACCGCTTCTGGAGGACGCCGGGCTAATCGAGTACGATCCCGACGCGAATCGGGTCCGCTCGCGGCTCGGATCGGACCGAGACAGCGAGACTGCGGCGATCGTCGAGCTTTCGGCCTCCTGTTGA
- a CDS encoding MBL fold metallo-hydrolase — protein sequence MITSDWGEWLVRAIEDADPDGVAVWYFGCNGFALKGSEGTTVFIDPYLGTGSPPRTIRMIPVPFDPTDVTNADAVLATHEHTDHVDGPSQAPILETTGATMYGPDDSLAVTREEGWTDEWDVTDDQFEEVSEGDTLEIGEFTVHVEPASDVDATHPVSYVIEHEAGTFFHGGDSKPAEEFERIGTEYDVDLGVLAFGTVGNVPDKETGEPKRTRWYNDENQIIEAANTLQLETLCPSHWDMWKGLTADPKALYHHTNSFEYPTTLEIIEIGDRVDL from the coding sequence ATGATAACGAGCGACTGGGGCGAGTGGCTTGTTCGCGCGATCGAGGACGCCGACCCGGACGGCGTCGCCGTCTGGTATTTCGGCTGTAACGGCTTCGCGCTGAAAGGCAGCGAGGGAACGACCGTTTTCATCGACCCCTATCTCGGAACGGGCAGCCCACCGCGAACGATTCGAATGATTCCGGTTCCCTTCGATCCGACCGACGTAACCAACGCCGATGCCGTGCTCGCGACCCACGAGCACACGGATCACGTCGACGGCCCGAGTCAGGCACCGATCCTCGAGACCACCGGCGCGACGATGTACGGACCCGACGACAGCCTCGCCGTCACTCGAGAGGAAGGCTGGACCGACGAGTGGGACGTCACCGACGACCAGTTCGAGGAGGTATCCGAGGGAGATACTCTCGAAATCGGCGAGTTTACCGTCCACGTCGAACCCGCGAGCGATGTCGATGCGACACATCCCGTCAGCTACGTCATCGAGCACGAGGCGGGAACGTTCTTCCACGGCGGCGATTCGAAACCCGCCGAGGAGTTCGAGCGAATCGGCACCGAGTACGATGTCGACCTGGGCGTGCTCGCCTTTGGAACCGTCGGGAACGTCCCCGACAAGGAGACCGGCGAGCCGAAACGAACCCGCTGGTACAACGACGAGAATCAGATCATCGAAGCGGCGAACACGCTCCAGCTAGAGACGCTCTGTCCGAGCCACTGGGACATGTGGAAGGGGCTCACCGCCGATCCGAAAGCGCTCTATCACCACACGAATAGTTTTGAGTACCCGACAACTCTCGAGATCATCGAAATCGGGGACCGCGTCGACCTCTGA
- the hpt gene encoding hypoxanthine/guanine phosphoribosyltransferase: protein MEQLERSVHDAPIIEKDDYEYLVHPISNCVPVLEPSLLREVVTRIVRAADLENVDKIVTPAAMGIHISTAVSLTTDIPLVVIRKREYGLEGEVSLTQETGYSKSEMYINDVDEGDNVLLLDDMLSTGGTLRAITEALESIGATIVDIVVAMRKVDGGDAMVDSEYDVSSLLDIVVRDGEVTVIRDEEERQLVTE, encoded by the coding sequence ATGGAACAACTGGAGCGGTCGGTCCACGACGCGCCGATCATCGAGAAAGACGACTACGAGTACCTCGTCCACCCGATCAGCAACTGCGTCCCGGTGCTCGAGCCGAGCCTGCTGCGCGAAGTCGTCACTCGGATCGTCCGTGCTGCGGACCTCGAGAACGTCGACAAGATCGTGACTCCCGCCGCGATGGGGATTCACATTTCGACCGCGGTTTCGCTGACGACGGATATTCCGCTCGTCGTCATCCGAAAACGCGAGTACGGACTCGAGGGCGAAGTCTCGCTCACGCAGGAGACCGGGTACTCGAAAAGCGAGATGTACATCAACGACGTCGACGAGGGCGACAACGTGCTCCTGCTCGACGATATGCTCAGTACCGGCGGGACGCTTCGAGCGATCACCGAGGCGCTCGAGTCGATCGGCGCGACCATCGTCGATATCGTCGTTGCGATGCGAAAAGTCGACGGCGGCGACGCGATGGTCGACAGCGAGTACGACGTCTCGTCGTTGCTCGATATCGTCGTCCGCGACGGCGAGGTCACGGTAATTCGCGACGAGGAAGAACGCCAGTTGGTCACAGAGTAG
- a CDS encoding uracil-xanthine permease family protein: protein MSGQGDSEIDLAYELDEKPPVSEAIPLGIQHVLVMIVPSTAVAFLVAGEVGLGAADTGYLVQMVLLFSGLATIVQAYTIGPVGAKLPIVMGTSFTFLGAASAIGSQQGLAAVFGAVLVTGIVVEGLIGWQFGRIESFFPPLVTGLIVIIIGLYLIPTGMEYAGGGDPAATSFGSVQNLGLAALVLLIAVLFNLFLDGVARILSVFIGIVVGYAVAIAFGVVDFSPIANASLVEVPMPGEFGYAFDPVAIVTFAFLFLVSAMETVGDMSGITAAEGRNPDQEEFRGGIFADGLMSSIGAVFGSFPVTSFSQNVGIVNFTGIMSRHVVGVSGIFLTIMGLSPIAGAVVTTIPEPVFGGAVLVMVGMVAASGMRLLFLNVEMNRRNMVIISTSLGLGLGVAVVPEALQGLPRAARTFFGEAVIMTGLSALLLNTFVPGDSSPLFDDPAEPADRADESAAVSDD from the coding sequence ATGTCAGGACAGGGAGACAGCGAAATAGATCTCGCGTACGAACTCGACGAAAAGCCGCCGGTATCGGAGGCGATCCCGCTCGGCATTCAACACGTTCTGGTGATGATCGTTCCGTCGACCGCGGTCGCGTTCCTCGTTGCCGGCGAGGTCGGGTTGGGGGCCGCCGATACGGGGTATCTCGTCCAGATGGTCCTTCTGTTCTCCGGGCTCGCGACGATCGTTCAGGCGTACACGATCGGACCGGTCGGGGCCAAACTCCCGATCGTCATGGGCACGAGCTTTACGTTTCTGGGGGCGGCGAGCGCCATCGGAAGCCAACAGGGATTGGCGGCCGTCTTCGGTGCGGTACTGGTCACCGGAATCGTCGTCGAGGGGCTCATCGGCTGGCAGTTCGGACGCATCGAGTCGTTTTTCCCGCCGCTGGTAACGGGTCTGATCGTGATCATCATCGGATTGTACCTCATTCCGACGGGGATGGAGTACGCCGGGGGCGGCGATCCGGCCGCGACGAGTTTCGGTTCCGTACAGAACCTCGGACTCGCGGCGCTCGTGTTGCTTATCGCGGTGTTGTTCAACCTCTTTCTCGACGGCGTGGCGCGAATACTGAGCGTCTTCATCGGAATCGTCGTCGGCTACGCGGTCGCGATAGCGTTCGGCGTCGTCGACTTCAGTCCGATCGCCAACGCGTCGCTGGTCGAGGTTCCGATGCCGGGCGAATTCGGGTACGCGTTTGACCCTGTCGCGATCGTCACGTTCGCGTTTCTCTTTCTCGTCTCCGCGATGGAAACGGTCGGGGATATGTCCGGCATCACCGCCGCCGAGGGTCGAAACCCCGACCAGGAGGAGTTTCGCGGCGGCATCTTCGCAGACGGACTCATGAGTTCGATCGGTGCAGTTTTCGGTTCGTTTCCGGTGACATCGTTCTCGCAGAACGTCGGTATCGTCAATTTCACGGGTATCATGAGCAGACATGTCGTCGGGGTGAGCGGTATCTTCCTGACGATCATGGGACTGAGCCCGATCGCCGGAGCCGTCGTGACGACGATTCCGGAACCCGTGTTCGGCGGTGCCGTCCTCGTGATGGTCGGCATGGTCGCCGCAAGCGGAATGCGCTTGCTGTTTTTGAACGTGGAGATGAACCGGCGGAACATGGTCATCATCTCGACGTCGCTCGGCCTCGGTCTCGGCGTCGCGGTCGTCCCCGAAGCGCTCCAGGGACTGCCGAGAGCGGCACGAACGTTCTTCGGTGAAGCGGTCATCATGACAGGCCTATCCGCACTCCTTTTGAATACGTTCGTCCCGGGCGACTCGAGCCCGCTGTTCGACGATCCGGCCGAGCCAGCCGATCGGGCCGACGAATCAGCCGCGGTCAGCGACGACTGA
- a CDS encoding Rid family detoxifying hydrolase has protein sequence MKRIISTDDAPAAVGAYSQATTNGDLVFTAGQIPLTASGELLADEPIAAQTEQSLTNVEQVLAEEGLEMSDVLKVTVYLDDIEAFDEMNDTYAAFFDDEPPARSAVEVANLPKGVGIEIEAIATAN, from the coding sequence GTGAAACGAATCATCAGCACGGACGATGCACCGGCCGCTGTCGGCGCGTACAGTCAGGCGACAACGAACGGCGACCTCGTCTTTACCGCCGGACAGATTCCGCTGACCGCGTCCGGCGAGTTACTCGCCGACGAACCGATCGCGGCACAGACCGAACAGAGCCTCACCAACGTCGAGCAGGTGTTAGCTGAGGAAGGCCTCGAGATGAGCGACGTTCTCAAAGTCACCGTCTACCTCGACGATATCGAGGCGTTCGACGAGATGAACGATACCTACGCGGCGTTCTTCGACGACGAGCCGCCGGCCCGGAGCGCGGTCGAAGTCGCCAATCTGCCGAAAGGGGTCGGGATCGAGATCGAAGCGATCGCGACCGCGAACTGA
- a CDS encoding 5'-deoxyadenosine deaminase, protein MLLSGTVIADSRTVLEDGALVVEGSEIAAVGERSEIRDRYPDLEEHEFDLLAPGLVGGHIHSVQSLGRGIADDSELLEWLFEYVLPMEASLSGDEMEVAAKLGYLEMLQSGTTTCIDHLSVNHADRAFEAAGESGIRGVLGKVMMDQRSPEGLLEETDDALAESEELIREYHGSFDDRIRYAVTPRFAVSCTEACLRGARELADAYDGVRIHTHASENRGEIDTVESDTGMRNIEWLDEVGLTGEDVVLAHCVWTDEREREILAETGTHVTYCPSSNMKLASGVAPIMEYLERGIPVALGNDGPPCNNTLDPFTEMRQASLLQKVDRLDPVAIPAEEIFEMATVNGAKAAGFDRLGKLRSGWRADVIGIDTDKARATPLHDPISHLVFGAHGDDVEFTMVDGTVLVDDGEVRSLDARSIREEASEIALDLEAYRESTDDARP, encoded by the coding sequence ATGCTACTTTCCGGAACGGTTATCGCCGACTCGAGGACCGTCCTCGAGGACGGCGCACTCGTCGTCGAGGGGTCGGAAATCGCCGCGGTCGGCGAGCGATCCGAGATTCGCGATCGGTATCCGGATCTCGAGGAACACGAGTTCGATCTCCTGGCTCCGGGGCTCGTCGGCGGTCACATCCACTCGGTCCAGAGCCTCGGCCGCGGGATCGCCGACGATTCGGAACTCCTCGAGTGGCTGTTCGAGTACGTGCTTCCGATGGAGGCGTCGCTATCGGGCGACGAGATGGAAGTCGCGGCGAAACTCGGCTACCTCGAGATGCTCCAGAGCGGGACGACGACCTGTATCGACCACCTCTCGGTCAACCACGCCGACAGGGCGTTCGAAGCCGCCGGTGAGAGCGGAATCCGCGGAGTGCTCGGAAAGGTGATGATGGATCAGCGCTCTCCGGAGGGACTTCTCGAGGAGACCGACGACGCGCTCGCGGAATCCGAGGAACTGATCCGGGAGTACCACGGCTCGTTCGACGACCGGATCCGATACGCGGTCACGCCGCGGTTTGCCGTCTCGTGTACCGAGGCGTGTCTCCGCGGTGCCAGAGAACTCGCCGACGCCTACGACGGCGTTCGGATCCACACCCACGCGAGCGAGAATCGAGGCGAGATCGACACCGTCGAATCGGACACCGGCATGCGAAACATCGAGTGGTTGGACGAGGTCGGACTCACCGGCGAGGACGTCGTGTTGGCCCACTGCGTCTGGACGGACGAACGCGAGCGGGAGATCCTCGCCGAGACGGGCACGCACGTCACCTACTGTCCCTCCTCGAACATGAAACTCGCAAGCGGCGTCGCACCGATTATGGAGTATCTCGAGCGCGGAATTCCGGTCGCGCTCGGAAACGACGGCCCGCCGTGTAACAACACGCTCGACCCGTTCACGGAGATGCGACAGGCGAGCCTGTTACAGAAGGTCGATCGACTGGACCCGGTCGCTATACCCGCCGAAGAAATCTTCGAGATGGCCACGGTCAACGGCGCGAAGGCGGCCGGCTTCGATCGCCTCGGAAAGCTTCGTTCCGGGTGGCGCGCGGACGTCATCGGCATCGACACCGACAAAGCGCGGGCGACGCCGCTGCACGATCCGATCTCTCATCTCGTCTTCGGGGCCCACGGCGACGACGTCGAGTTCACCATGGTCGACGGAACCGTCCTCGTCGACGACGGCGAGGTTCGCTCGCTCGACGCCCGATCGATCCGCGAGGAAGCGTCCGAAATCGCCCTCGATCTCGAGGCGTATCGAGAATCCACGGACGACGCCCGTCCGTAA
- a CDS encoding minichromosome maintenance protein MCM has translation MPQTQSDDKSKPLADRLGDFLRRYYSEEIKELAQHYPKESRSLEVDYDDVYTFDPTIADDVLSQPEQLQRYLEEALRVYDLPIDISLGQAHVRVHNLPPEYTYYPGEFSPSKHLGSYRGIRGEVTKATDVYPKVEEAAFECKLCGTLNRIPQSDSDFQEPHECQGCERQGPFRVNFDQSEFVDAQKLRIKVPPELADGAGQKIDAFVEDDICGEATIGDRVVVSGTIHFNQETSGNKKKAKFDPYLEGEHISIEETDQQDLDVSAEERSRIEDLANGAEGPPLEVAAESLSTKVFGYDTEKMALILAMVSGDRVEYADGDSDRSNIHVLLIGDPGTAKSKLIARAQDLGWRTVGVTSRRATGPGLTVAAEQDDFGDGDWTLKAGAFVKANGGTVCVDELDDMKPDVRASMLEPMSNQKINASLAGETATFQTEAAVIAAGNPRDGRFDPYEPIPDQFDFRSDLLSRFDLIFTVQDVPDQDDDREIADHVLDSRDAAKRDEQGLEVNDEIEPPVDPEIFRKWIAVAKQQPAPPFASDSVKETLRSSFLELRRLYDVKDNSPVPVTFRKLEDVVRVAEAIAKFELSEVITERHARICTEIVGSSMEDIGKNEDGEFDADVVESGSSKSQKDRMRVIRDFICDAQDEAEDSMVAIDSVTSSLEDSHDYDPHRVESDITKMMNKHGTAIEPQTGYVRFIGGR, from the coding sequence ATGCCACAAACTCAATCCGACGACAAATCGAAACCTCTCGCCGATCGCCTTGGAGACTTCCTCCGACGGTACTACAGCGAGGAGATCAAGGAACTCGCACAGCACTATCCAAAAGAGAGCCGATCCCTCGAGGTCGACTACGATGACGTCTACACGTTCGATCCGACGATCGCCGATGACGTCCTCTCGCAACCGGAGCAACTGCAACGCTACCTCGAGGAGGCGCTTCGCGTGTACGACCTCCCGATCGACATCTCACTCGGGCAGGCCCACGTACGCGTCCATAACCTCCCGCCGGAGTACACGTACTATCCAGGCGAGTTCTCGCCCTCGAAACACCTCGGATCCTACCGAGGCATCCGTGGGGAGGTGACGAAAGCGACCGACGTCTATCCGAAAGTCGAAGAGGCGGCGTTCGAGTGCAAACTCTGCGGAACGCTCAACCGAATCCCCCAATCAGACTCGGACTTCCAGGAACCGCACGAGTGCCAGGGCTGTGAACGACAGGGGCCGTTCCGGGTCAACTTCGACCAGTCGGAGTTCGTCGACGCACAAAAACTCCGCATCAAGGTCCCGCCGGAGCTCGCCGACGGCGCCGGCCAGAAAATCGATGCGTTCGTCGAGGACGACATCTGTGGCGAGGCGACGATCGGCGATCGCGTCGTCGTCTCCGGGACGATCCACTTCAACCAGGAGACCTCGGGGAACAAGAAGAAAGCCAAGTTCGATCCCTACCTCGAGGGCGAACACATCTCGATAGAGGAGACTGACCAACAGGATCTCGACGTCTCCGCCGAAGAGCGCTCCCGGATCGAGGACCTCGCCAATGGCGCAGAAGGCCCGCCGCTCGAGGTCGCTGCAGAAAGTCTCTCGACGAAGGTGTTCGGCTACGACACCGAAAAGATGGCGCTGATCCTCGCGATGGTCTCGGGCGATCGAGTCGAGTACGCTGACGGTGACTCGGATCGGTCCAACATCCACGTCCTCCTGATCGGCGACCCGGGAACAGCGAAGTCGAAGCTGATCGCCCGCGCCCAGGACCTCGGCTGGCGTACCGTCGGTGTCACGAGCCGCCGGGCAACTGGCCCGGGCCTCACGGTCGCAGCTGAACAGGACGATTTCGGCGATGGTGACTGGACGCTCAAGGCCGGCGCGTTCGTCAAGGCCAACGGCGGCACGGTTTGCGTCGACGAGCTCGACGACATGAAGCCCGACGTCCGGGCGTCGATGCTCGAGCCGATGAGCAACCAGAAGATCAACGCCTCACTGGCGGGGGAAACGGCTACCTTCCAGACCGAGGCCGCAGTGATCGCCGCCGGCAACCCCCGGGACGGCCGCTTCGATCCCTACGAACCCATCCCGGATCAGTTCGACTTCCGGTCGGACCTCCTCTCACGGTTCGACCTCATCTTCACCGTCCAGGACGTTCCCGACCAGGACGACGATCGGGAGATCGCCGACCACGTTCTGGACTCTCGCGACGCCGCAAAGCGAGATGAGCAAGGCCTCGAGGTCAACGACGAGATCGAGCCGCCAGTCGACCCTGAGATCTTCCGGAAGTGGATCGCCGTCGCGAAACAACAACCAGCGCCACCGTTCGCATCGGATAGCGTTAAGGAGACGCTCCGGAGTAGCTTCCTCGAACTGCGTCGCCTCTACGACGTGAAGGACAACTCCCCGGTTCCGGTTACCTTCCGGAAGCTCGAGGACGTCGTCCGCGTCGCCGAGGCCATCGCGAAGTTCGAGCTCTCGGAGGTCATCACGGAACGTCACGCACGCATCTGCACCGAGATCGTGGGTTCGTCGATGGAGGATATCGGCAAGAACGAGGACGGGGAGTTCGACGCCGACGTCGTAGAGTCGGGATCGTCTAAGAGTCAGAAGGATCGAATGCGGGTGATTCGGGACTTCATCTGTGATGCCCAGGATGAAGCTGAAGACAGTATGGTCGCGATCGATTCCGTGACTTCCTCACTCGAAGACAGCCACGACTACGATCCCCACCGTGTCGAGTCCGACATCACGAAGATGATGAACAAGCACGGCACGGCGATCGAGCCCCAGACTGGCTACGTTCGGTTCATCGGGGGTCGGTAA
- a CDS encoding DUF6884 domain-containing protein has product MFGLIGCSKSKHGEDEPDREFPARDLYDSWLFDGRVRAVEAHCDEWGIFSAEHGFVEPDDLLTWYNTKITDLEPDDRRDLAANVVDDLPETDQLLILMGRDYADPLQAALPDDVEVWDPLEGVQLFDQRGALRDLADRGDPDDA; this is encoded by the coding sequence ATGTTCGGACTCATCGGCTGCAGTAAGTCAAAACACGGGGAAGACGAACCGGACCGTGAGTTCCCGGCTCGAGACCTCTACGACAGCTGGCTCTTCGATGGGCGTGTCCGCGCCGTCGAGGCCCACTGCGACGAGTGGGGAATCTTCTCGGCCGAACACGGATTCGTCGAACCGGACGATCTCCTCACCTGGTACAACACGAAGATCACTGACCTCGAGCCCGACGATCGTCGCGACCTCGCCGCCAACGTCGTCGACGACCTTCCCGAGACAGACCAGCTGCTGATCTTGATGGGGCGCGACTACGCCGACCCGCTCCAGGCTGCGCTGCCAGACGACGTCGAAGTGTGGGATCCGCTCGAGGGCGTGCAACTGTTCGACCAGCGCGGTGCGCTTCGCGACCTCGCCGATCGGGGTGATCCCGACGATGCCTGA
- a CDS encoding PaaX domain-containing protein, whose protein sequence is MPDQFPQEVADLSPGARLVYRALGDGPMTIDEIQTETALSKRSIYNCTSALEDVDVIEVRTDVSDARKRLYVRT, encoded by the coding sequence ATGCCTGACCAGTTCCCCCAGGAAGTCGCCGACCTCTCTCCTGGGGCGAGACTCGTGTACCGCGCCCTCGGGGACGGGCCGATGACGATCGACGAAATCCAAACGGAAACAGCGCTGTCGAAACGCAGTATTTACAACTGCACATCGGCACTCGAAGATGTTGACGTGATAGAAGTTCGAACAGACGTATCCGATGCACGGAAACGTTTGTATGTCCGGACCTAA
- a CDS encoding DUF7563 family protein, which produces MSTSTFDQTYRPDNLEEPNADGPPQCQNCGTVVSRDYVRVFSDDPDNQRLQHCWNCKSRTQRY; this is translated from the coding sequence ATGAGCACATCCACGTTCGATCAGACGTATCGGCCAGACAACCTCGAGGAGCCCAACGCAGATGGCCCGCCACAGTGCCAGAACTGCGGCACTGTCGTCTCTCGAGACTACGTCCGCGTCTTCAGTGACGACCCGGACAACCAGCGCCTGCAACACTGCTGGAACTGCAAATCCCGAACGCAGCGATACTAA
- a CDS encoding terminase small subunit translates to MTELTSIDGVGPAIAEQLEAAGFETADDVLSSTVDELADVHMIGESSAESILEGDDDGTRGRPSKLEDHWDDIMDAAKVGMSKKGIARTVGIDESTLHDWENKDAKFSESLKRARAVGERRLITSGLYDEDVDTGMARFLLERSYLYVKTEKQEVDLTEERELSFSDEERQKLAGAFEGNPET, encoded by the coding sequence ATGACCGAACTCACATCTATCGACGGCGTCGGCCCGGCGATAGCGGAGCAACTCGAGGCGGCTGGCTTCGAGACCGCCGACGACGTCCTCTCTTCGACCGTCGACGAGCTGGCCGACGTCCACATGATCGGGGAGTCCTCCGCCGAGTCGATCCTCGAGGGGGACGACGACGGCACCCGTGGCCGGCCTTCGAAGCTCGAGGACCACTGGGACGACATCATGGACGCGGCCAAAGTCGGCATGTCGAAGAAAGGAATCGCTCGGACTGTCGGCATCGACGAGTCCACGCTTCACGACTGGGAAAACAAGGACGCCAAATTTTCCGAGTCGCTCAAACGCGCGCGAGCTGTTGGCGAGCGGCGACTCATCACGTCCGGCCTCTACGACGAGGACGTCGACACCGGGATGGCGCGGTTCCTCCTCGAGCGGTCGTATCTGTACGTCAAGACGGAGAAACAGGAGGTCGACCTCACCGAAGAGCGCGAACTCAGCTTCTCTGATGAGGAACGCCAGAAACTCGCGGGGGCCTTCGAGGGCAACCCAGAGACATGA